From the Bdellovibrio reynosensis genome, one window contains:
- a CDS encoding methyl-accepting chemotaxis protein — MFSSISLKTKLLLLSCFLLSISVAVGFTSNIFFHKVTSEYDVIADVSIPKFKLTYEMMLDYRSVRINLRSFSFTDLTPEQAKEAWGKVQAAIHDYEEKEKKYLKYLISPQQKELYEKVHITWQEYRTTGEDVFNLYKQGTPEAHEKIHDILIKDGPEKAKIYTEAMAALLEYNDKAMKASIKTAKHDSQMADYFIIAIIAIGVLFGMTMGYLVSQKVSKIIGAVASELALGSNQIQQASTQISESSQGLSQAATEQATSLEETVSTMEEITAMVKLNTENGKQAAALASSTRDVALKGEKEIKTLIDAIYSISADSQKIEQITAVIDDIAFQTNLLALNAAVEAARAGEQGRGFAVVAEAVRSLAQRSSHAAKDITDLIRNSVEKIENGSKQAAQSGQVLSEIVTSVKKVADLNFEIANASEEQSTGIMQINKALTQLDQVTQHNAASSEEAAASAEELSVQATSLVDIVHTLEDLVFGKNGETEVKKPAVESAAKARKVVSNVHQLRTKSKAETIIPFGDVDAPRKVGSIDGF; from the coding sequence ATGTTTAGTTCAATCAGTCTTAAAACTAAGCTTCTATTATTATCGTGTTTTCTACTTTCCATCAGTGTGGCGGTGGGCTTCACATCCAATATTTTCTTTCACAAAGTCACTTCAGAATATGATGTCATCGCTGACGTCTCTATTCCGAAATTTAAACTGACTTATGAAATGATGCTCGATTACCGCTCGGTACGAATTAACTTAAGAAGTTTTAGCTTCACAGACTTAACCCCGGAACAAGCCAAAGAGGCTTGGGGTAAAGTGCAGGCTGCTATTCATGATTATGAAGAAAAAGAAAAAAAGTATCTTAAATATCTAATCTCTCCGCAACAAAAAGAGCTGTATGAAAAGGTTCATATCACTTGGCAGGAATACAGAACAACGGGGGAAGATGTTTTTAATCTTTATAAACAAGGGACGCCTGAAGCCCATGAAAAGATTCATGACATTTTAATTAAAGACGGACCTGAAAAAGCCAAAATTTATACTGAGGCTATGGCAGCCTTGCTTGAATACAATGACAAAGCCATGAAGGCTAGCATCAAGACAGCGAAACATGATTCGCAAATGGCTGATTACTTTATTATTGCAATTATCGCTATCGGCGTTCTTTTTGGTATGACGATGGGATACCTGGTTTCACAAAAAGTTTCTAAAATAATCGGTGCTGTGGCAAGTGAACTTGCTTTGGGATCAAACCAAATACAGCAAGCCTCAACGCAAATTTCTGAATCTTCACAAGGCCTTTCACAAGCAGCCACCGAGCAGGCAACCAGCCTCGAAGAAACCGTTTCTACCATGGAGGAAATCACAGCCATGGTGAAATTAAATACTGAAAATGGAAAACAAGCAGCGGCTTTGGCTTCGAGCACTAGGGATGTGGCCTTAAAAGGCGAAAAAGAAATCAAAACCTTAATTGATGCAATATATAGCATTTCCGCAGATTCACAAAAAATCGAACAGATCACAGCCGTCATTGACGATATCGCTTTTCAAACAAACTTACTTGCGTTGAATGCAGCGGTAGAAGCAGCAAGAGCGGGTGAACAAGGAAGAGGTTTTGCGGTTGTTGCTGAAGCAGTTCGCTCGTTAGCGCAAAGAAGTTCCCATGCTGCTAAAGACATCACGGATCTTATTAGAAATAGTGTGGAAAAAATTGAAAACGGCAGTAAACAAGCAGCGCAAAGTGGACAGGTGCTTAGTGAAATCGTGACGTCAGTTAAAAAAGTCGCGGATCTTAACTTTGAAATTGCGAACGCGAGTGAAGAGCAAAGTACAGGGATTATGCAAATCAATAAGGCTTTGACTCAATTAGATCAGGTGACTCAGCATAATGCTGCTTCTAGTGAAGAGGCTGCAGCTTCTGCTGAAGAACTTTCGGTGCAGGCCACATCCTTGGTGGATATCGTGCATACACTTGAAGATTTGGTTTTTGGTAAAAATGGTGAGACAGAGGTAAAGAAACCAGCGGTTGAATCGGCTGCAAAAGCCAGGAAAGTTGTTTCCAATGTCCATCAATTAAGAACAAAGTCGAAGGCGGAAACAATAATCCCTTTCGGGGATGTAGATGCGCCAAGAAAAGTTGGCAGTATTGATGGTTTCTAA
- a CDS encoding chemotaxis protein CheA produces MSDENDFFVELQADFLSESAFMLEQYEESMMKLENSQNPAEDLTDIFRVAHSVKGGAAAVGLSDLSKFAHVMEDLLDLLRSRPELVNSNIISLLLRSGDELKNRVAFLQQGQCGMWDTSELVSELKVALADLGGKERKEMVNVEDLEIKETVPDDFFDVPPADIPMATASAESEDHTNHELLAELLAQLSPEDQAEFMAKEAAEKVTAAPVEAIAVAEKCTPKLEVKPEPVLKVVQEPVEPQKPKAASSGNGGGGANKANGKSQNSAIKVDTGRVDSVLDAVGELVVLKNQLVHDETVRSGVNLRLEAIVDQLDKAVRELYEKTLSIRMTPLKSMFLKIQRIVRDVSITLDKPVDLQLIGEDTEVERTVFELLGDPLVHLVRNSMDHGVEKKDVRLERNKPAVAKVVVSARQSGGNVIIEIIDDGGGINREKVLKKAIEKGFVPAGVDPATIPDEQVFQYIFFPGFSTADKISDLSGRGVGLDVVKSNLDKINGKINIFSKAGQGSTFRLTIPLTTAITDGIIVALDGARYILPIHSIREIVRVQPKDYTNVSGAGKVASIRGSLLPVIDVGASLGFIKEAFNKKNDSFGQRKENSLSARREETMLVIIESFTGQVAFPVDDVLGQAQVVVKPITTGQDIPEVAGAAILGDGRTVLILEPGALVHRASKGRGVA; encoded by the coding sequence ATGAGTGATGAAAATGATTTTTTCGTAGAACTGCAAGCTGACTTTCTAAGCGAATCTGCCTTCATGCTGGAACAGTATGAAGAATCGATGATGAAGCTAGAAAATAGCCAAAATCCTGCAGAAGATTTAACTGATATTTTTCGTGTAGCCCATTCAGTAAAGGGTGGTGCGGCAGCAGTAGGTCTTTCAGATTTAAGCAAGTTTGCCCACGTGATGGAAGATCTTTTAGATCTTTTGCGTTCACGTCCTGAGCTTGTAAACTCTAATATTATTTCCTTGTTGTTGCGTTCAGGAGACGAACTGAAAAACCGTGTTGCGTTCTTGCAGCAAGGTCAATGCGGTATGTGGGATACATCAGAACTAGTTAGCGAACTGAAAGTGGCGCTAGCAGATCTTGGTGGTAAAGAACGTAAAGAAATGGTGAACGTTGAAGATCTTGAAATTAAAGAAACTGTGCCTGATGATTTTTTTGATGTTCCGCCTGCAGATATTCCTATGGCCACGGCAAGTGCAGAATCAGAAGATCACACCAACCATGAATTGTTAGCAGAACTATTAGCCCAATTATCCCCTGAAGATCAGGCTGAGTTCATGGCTAAAGAAGCTGCTGAAAAAGTAACAGCTGCTCCAGTTGAAGCAATTGCTGTAGCTGAAAAATGCACTCCGAAATTAGAAGTTAAACCAGAACCTGTGCTTAAAGTCGTTCAAGAACCGGTAGAGCCACAAAAACCCAAAGCTGCATCTAGCGGCAATGGTGGCGGTGGTGCAAACAAGGCTAACGGGAAATCGCAAAATAGTGCGATCAAAGTGGATACGGGCCGGGTTGATTCCGTATTAGATGCTGTGGGCGAACTTGTGGTTTTAAAAAACCAGCTAGTTCACGATGAAACTGTTCGCAGTGGCGTGAACCTTCGCTTAGAAGCTATCGTTGATCAGCTAGATAAAGCGGTGCGTGAGCTTTACGAAAAAACCCTAAGCATTCGCATGACGCCGTTAAAGTCCATGTTTCTTAAAATTCAAAGAATCGTGCGCGATGTTTCTATCACTTTAGATAAGCCCGTAGATTTGCAATTAATCGGTGAAGACACAGAGGTTGAAAGAACCGTGTTTGAGCTTTTAGGTGATCCTTTAGTTCACTTGGTCCGTAACTCTATGGATCACGGTGTAGAGAAAAAAGATGTTCGCCTAGAACGTAATAAGCCGGCCGTTGCAAAAGTGGTGGTATCTGCCCGTCAATCGGGTGGTAACGTTATTATTGAAATCATCGATGATGGTGGTGGTATTAACCGTGAAAAAGTTTTGAAGAAAGCCATTGAAAAAGGTTTTGTTCCTGCAGGTGTTGATCCAGCGACGATTCCTGATGAACAAGTATTCCAATATATTTTCTTCCCAGGCTTTTCTACTGCCGATAAAATTTCAGACCTTTCTGGTCGTGGAGTTGGTCTTGATGTGGTGAAATCAAACCTTGATAAAATCAATGGTAAGATCAATATCTTTTCTAAAGCAGGACAGGGCTCGACGTTCCGTTTAACTATTCCATTAACGACTGCAATCACTGACGGTATTATTGTCGCGTTAGATGGCGCAAGATACATTCTGCCGATTCACTCCATTCGTGAAATCGTGCGCGTGCAACCGAAAGACTATACCAATGTTTCTGGTGCAGGCAAAGTGGCAAGCATCCGTGGCAGTCTATTACCGGTGATCGACGTCGGTGCAAGCCTAGGATTTATTAAAGAAGCATTTAACAAAAAAAATGATTCTTTTGGGCAAAGAAAAGAAAACTCTTTAAGTGCCCGACGCGAAGAAACAATGCTTGTTATCATTGAATCTTTCACAGGCCAGGTGGCTTTCCCCGTGGACGACGTTTTAGGTCAAGCCCAAGTGGTGGTAAAACCAATCACGACAGGCCAAGATATTCCAGAGGTGGCGGGTGCTGCCATTCTTGGTGATGGTCGAACCGTCCTCATCCTAGAACCGGGTGCCCTAGTTCACCGCGCTTCTAAAGGCAGGGGCGTAGCATGA
- a CDS encoding chemotaxis protein CheW, with protein sequence MNDTSTKAKPGQYLTFQLMSEQYGVAIETVREINQFGEITPVPRTPDYVKGVMNLRGKIIPVVNLRIKFGMAPQDSTRDTCIIVIDTEIGQVGMIVDSVKEVVDLQDSQIEPAPILGNQAAMSFVRGMGKVDSKVVILVDIVSAFSMDQMGQMSVMTAAEEAA encoded by the coding sequence ATGAACGACACATCAACAAAAGCGAAACCCGGGCAGTATCTTACGTTTCAACTTATGTCAGAACAATACGGTGTAGCGATCGAAACCGTCCGTGAAATCAATCAATTTGGAGAAATCACTCCCGTTCCGCGCACACCTGACTACGTAAAGGGTGTTATGAATCTTCGTGGTAAAATCATTCCTGTAGTGAACTTGCGTATCAAATTTGGAATGGCTCCCCAAGATTCTACACGTGACACTTGTATTATCGTTATCGACACTGAAATTGGCCAAGTAGGTATGATTGTTGACTCGGTAAAAGAGGTTGTCGATCTTCAAGATTCACAAATCGAACCCGCTCCAATTTTGGGTAACCAGGCTGCGATGTCTTTTGTTCGCGGCATGGGTAAAGTTGATAGCAAGGTTGTGATCTTGGTGGATATCGTATCTGCATTCTCAATGGATCAGATGGGTCAAATGAGCGTGATGACTGCCGCTGAAGAAGCAGCTTAA
- the hmgA gene encoding homogentisate 1,2-dioxygenase has product MENKYLSGFGNHFSSEARTGALPLDQNSPQKAPMGLYPEQLSGSAFTAPRHTNLYSWLYRIRPSVMHKAFKPLKELTLKTFFKPLHINPNQMRWNALKEESGNFIEGIRTVCGTGMSHEQRGLQVHLYSFNQGMQNKYLMNADGDFLFVPQSGSLQVKTELGFIEAEPGEIVLVPRGMKFQVNPLKPGNCKGYIAENFGSPFRLPELGAIGANGLAHRRHFLTPVAAFEDLEGPFELIGKFNGELWSAEMGHSPLDVVAWHGNYVPFKYDLRKFNTINTVSFDHPDPSIFTVLTSPSDTPGVANVDFAIFPPRWMVAENTFRPPYFHRNCMSEYMGLIYGTYDAKEEEGFGPGGGSLHNFYSAHGPDVEAFEKASAAELKPFKIDGTMAFMFESRIPYMVTDFAMTKNFLQEDYQEVWQDFKKNFK; this is encoded by the coding sequence ATGGAAAACAAATATCTTTCAGGCTTTGGAAATCATTTTTCTTCAGAGGCGCGCACGGGCGCTTTGCCACTTGATCAAAACTCTCCACAGAAAGCTCCTATGGGGCTTTACCCAGAACAATTAAGTGGTTCTGCTTTCACAGCTCCCCGCCACACGAATCTTTATTCTTGGCTTTACCGCATTCGTCCCTCGGTCATGCATAAGGCTTTCAAACCTTTAAAAGAGCTTACACTAAAAACTTTCTTTAAACCTTTGCACATCAATCCAAATCAAATGCGTTGGAATGCTTTGAAAGAAGAAAGCGGAAACTTTATTGAAGGTATCCGTACTGTATGCGGCACAGGGATGAGCCACGAGCAACGCGGCCTTCAAGTTCATCTTTATTCATTCAACCAAGGTATGCAGAACAAATACCTAATGAATGCTGATGGTGATTTTCTTTTTGTACCTCAATCAGGAAGCCTGCAAGTAAAGACAGAACTTGGCTTCATTGAAGCTGAGCCTGGTGAAATCGTTCTTGTTCCTCGTGGAATGAAATTTCAAGTCAATCCGTTAAAACCAGGGAACTGCAAAGGCTACATCGCTGAAAATTTTGGTAGCCCCTTCCGTTTACCTGAACTAGGTGCGATTGGCGCAAATGGTTTGGCTCACCGTCGTCATTTCTTGACCCCGGTAGCAGCGTTTGAAGATCTTGAAGGGCCGTTTGAACTGATCGGAAAATTTAACGGCGAATTATGGTCAGCAGAAATGGGCCATTCTCCATTGGACGTCGTTGCATGGCACGGGAACTATGTGCCTTTTAAATATGATCTACGTAAATTCAACACCATCAATACCGTAAGCTTCGATCATCCAGATCCGTCAATTTTCACAGTGCTTACTTCACCCAGCGATACACCCGGCGTCGCCAACGTCGACTTTGCGATCTTCCCGCCACGTTGGATGGTGGCTGAAAATACTTTCAGACCTCCGTATTTCCATCGCAATTGTATGAGTGAATACATGGGTCTGATTTATGGGACTTACGATGCAAAAGAAGAAGAAGGATTCGGCCCTGGCGGCGGCAGTCTTCATAACTTTTATTCGGCCCATGGACCTGACGTAGAGGCTTTTGAAAAGGCTTCTGCAGCAGAGTTAAAACCATTTAAAATCGACGGCACCATGGCCTTTATGTTTGAATCTCGCATCCCCTACATGGTGACCGACTTTGCAATGACAAAAAACTTCCTGCAGGAAGACTATCA
- the add gene encoding adenosine deaminase, whose product MEKLYSHNIRDLIKVDLHRHLDCSVRWSTLIELAPLVGIPLADTVQGQKDQFLITGPMTDLGSVLNKFLNAQKVLASEEILTRIAYEACEDAFNDGIRVLELRYAPTFIADGHSELNFEKIHRSLAEGVLLAKKTYPMAVGLICIVQRIKSYDVAAEVVDFAIDKKGSFVALDLADNEDGFDPKIFAPLFQKAKKAGLHLTVHSGETPNSAPWVKDSIEILGAERIGHGIQIINDPAVLNFVKEKKIPLEICPISNYLTQSFKTYEEHPIRKLMEAGVQVTVNSDDPGVFATTLSDDYEVLHRVHGFTKADFARCNQIAFNASFISESEKNQFKKDFF is encoded by the coding sequence ATGGAAAAACTCTATTCCCATAATATTCGCGACTTAATCAAAGTGGATTTACATCGCCATCTTGACTGCTCAGTGCGTTGGAGCACCTTGATCGAGCTTGCGCCCCTAGTCGGAATCCCCTTGGCCGACACGGTTCAAGGGCAGAAGGACCAATTCCTAATCACCGGGCCGATGACCGACCTGGGATCGGTATTAAATAAGTTTCTAAACGCACAAAAAGTCTTAGCGAGTGAAGAGATTCTAACTCGTATCGCATATGAAGCCTGCGAAGACGCTTTTAACGATGGCATCCGCGTTTTAGAACTACGCTACGCCCCTACTTTTATCGCCGATGGACATAGCGAACTTAATTTTGAAAAGATCCATCGCTCTTTAGCTGAAGGCGTTTTGTTAGCAAAAAAAACTTATCCCATGGCCGTGGGATTAATCTGCATCGTGCAAAGAATTAAATCCTACGATGTCGCCGCTGAAGTCGTTGACTTCGCCATTGATAAAAAAGGTTCTTTTGTAGCTTTAGATCTTGCTGACAACGAAGACGGCTTTGATCCAAAAATCTTTGCACCGCTATTTCAAAAAGCGAAAAAAGCGGGCCTTCACTTGACGGTGCATTCAGGTGAAACACCAAATTCAGCCCCGTGGGTAAAAGACAGTATTGAAATTTTAGGCGCAGAACGCATTGGTCACGGCATTCAAATCATCAATGATCCTGCCGTACTAAATTTTGTAAAAGAAAAAAAGATTCCCTTAGAAATCTGTCCGATCAGCAACTACCTTACGCAAAGTTTTAAAACCTATGAAGAGCATCCGATCAGAAAATTGATGGAAGCTGGAGTGCAAGTCACAGTGAACTCGGATGATCCGGGCGTGTTTGCTACAACCTTAAGTGATGATTACGAAGTCTTGCACCGAGTGCATGGCTTTACCAAAGCTGACTTTGCCCGTTGCAATCAGATCGCTTTCAACGCGAGCTTTATTTCTGAGAGCGAAAAAAATCAGTTTAAAAAGGATTTCTTTTAA
- a CDS encoding CheR family methyltransferase, which yields MTAVKKEAVSFIANFEEINLTDKMFDKLSKHMYELAGVDLPNTSKNHALIRNRIVKLLRRHSLKSYEEYWALLEKGGPQITSEFISALTTNMTSFYRESSHFDFLSSVLPTLLNKFPAELRIWCAAASTGQEPYTIGITVNEALQANAKKVRILATDIDLEVLKKASAGIYEEREMQGLSPVLRQKYFQSQKTKEEYFRAQDDLHSMIRFAPFNLMNPKFEFQHKFHVIFCRNVLIYFDEATTKRVIENLTSCLAPGGYLILGHSESGNVKHPQLKPMSRAVYQKL from the coding sequence ATGACGGCGGTTAAAAAAGAAGCTGTCTCTTTCATAGCGAATTTTGAAGAGATCAATCTAACAGACAAGATGTTTGATAAACTTTCAAAGCATATGTATGAGCTTGCAGGGGTTGATTTACCCAACACTTCAAAGAACCATGCTTTAATTCGTAACCGCATTGTTAAGCTTTTACGCCGTCATTCGTTAAAATCTTACGAAGAATATTGGGCACTTCTTGAAAAGGGGGGGCCGCAAATCACTTCAGAATTTATTTCTGCATTAACGACGAACATGACTTCTTTTTATAGGGAGTCTTCGCATTTTGATTTTCTTTCAAGTGTTTTGCCGACCCTTTTAAATAAATTCCCTGCTGAACTTCGTATCTGGTGTGCGGCAGCAAGTACTGGGCAAGAGCCTTATACAATCGGAATCACGGTGAATGAGGCTTTGCAGGCCAATGCAAAAAAAGTGCGCATCTTAGCAACGGATATCGATCTTGAGGTTCTTAAGAAAGCTTCGGCCGGGATCTATGAAGAGCGTGAAATGCAAGGTCTTAGCCCAGTGCTAAGACAGAAGTACTTTCAAAGCCAAAAAACCAAGGAAGAGTATTTCAGAGCCCAAGATGATCTTCATTCGATGATTCGTTTTGCTCCGTTTAATTTGATGAATCCAAAATTTGAATTTCAGCACAAGTTCCATGTGATCTTTTGCCGGAATGTTTTGATTTATTTTGATGAAGCAACAACCAAGCGCGTGATTGAGAATTTGACATCGTGTTTGGCTCCGGGTGGTTACTTGATTTTAGGTCACTCTGAATCAGGCAATGTTAAACACCCGCAGTTAAAACCGATGTCCCGAGCGGTTTACCAAAAGCTTTAA
- a CDS encoding DUF6624 domain-containing protein has translation MNESLNLPEELLHLMREDEVVREALASTGELFHGYHPQMEKVHLRNAKRLKELIELNKGFPTIGEVGEEACVAALRIVLHAISWPDFMRAQEEVLVDLAKDGRVPKMYVAFLMDRIRFYEGRKQIYGTNSDWDENGILRVTDVEDPENLNKRRAEMNLFPLESLVITQKLGDFHPTDPVKRHAEFLEWTKKVGWRTN, from the coding sequence GTGAACGAAAGTTTAAATCTGCCTGAAGAGTTATTACATCTAATGCGCGAAGATGAAGTCGTGCGTGAAGCGCTAGCAAGTACCGGTGAACTTTTCCACGGATATCATCCCCAGATGGAGAAAGTTCACTTAAGAAACGCCAAAAGACTTAAAGAGCTGATTGAACTGAACAAGGGCTTTCCCACTATTGGCGAAGTGGGTGAAGAAGCTTGCGTGGCTGCCTTAAGAATTGTTCTTCATGCCATTAGCTGGCCTGATTTTATGCGAGCACAAGAAGAAGTCTTAGTGGATCTAGCGAAAGACGGCCGGGTGCCAAAAATGTATGTGGCTTTCTTGATGGACCGCATTCGTTTTTACGAAGGAAGAAAGCAGATCTATGGCACAAATAGCGACTGGGATGAAAACGGAATTTTGCGCGTCACCGATGTTGAAGATCCAGAAAACTTAAATAAACGCCGTGCCGAAATGAATCTATTCCCATTAGAAAGCCTGGTCATCACTCAAAAACTCGGTGATTTCCACCCCACCGATCCAGTGAAGCGACATGCTGAATTCCTAGAGTGGACGAAAAAGGTTGGCTGGCGCACGAATTGA
- a CDS encoding transketolase C-terminal domain-containing protein: MTEPIQIKTKLAGNPSQEPQFKTYVKSKDGRQIPVVDPRSTRALVSLMDMNAVLGGAASHYGGPAAFAELMSALHGFVFDEATKSKKQWFDMFHIVNDAGHCENGLYALKANYQMAGLNLDSLKKFRSIESGLTGHGEVHCFAEGVFVSNGPLGSAFPQTQGLAMGEALSGRNRVTVTAISDGACMEGEAKESFAAIPGLAQTGKMGPYVLIISDNNTKLTGRIDTESFSMTPTFLSLKTLGWNVISLAEGNDLQKCYDAIESAIETAKLNPKVPVVIHAKTVKGIGTKKTAESASGGHGFPLKSPSELPAFLTEIYNGESFPPVFNSWIDELNKWEADIKAKAVKDTGEKIQTGVSAAMVRARKAGLPVLSVTSDLPGSTGVAGFRKEFPQDSIDVGVAESNMISTAAGLSKLGYIPVVDTFAQFGVTKGALPLTMGALSEAPIIAIFSHTGFQDAADGASHQALSYLAMVSSIPHVDVYSLSCSEEADNLVYAAMENFAKARQEGSVPNSSIFFLGRENFPKSYVTPAAYDLKKAQVLIDTTNGKSKSVTIATTGSLVPQALAAVQTLEAKGVGAVVVNCANMNHVDVATLKGAVEKTQGHLVTVEDHQVIGGFGQMLSHALLQADAKFTLRSLGVHGEFGQSAYTALELYKKHKVDAGAIVDATASFFQKSGAW; encoded by the coding sequence ATGACAGAACCCATCCAAATCAAAACAAAACTCGCGGGGAACCCTTCTCAGGAACCTCAATTTAAAACCTATGTCAAAAGTAAAGACGGACGACAAATTCCTGTTGTAGATCCACGCTCAACACGTGCGCTTGTGTCTTTGATGGACATGAATGCCGTCCTCGGCGGTGCAGCTTCACATTACGGCGGCCCTGCGGCGTTTGCTGAATTAATGTCTGCACTTCATGGTTTTGTTTTTGATGAAGCGACGAAATCAAAAAAACAATGGTTTGATATGTTCCACATCGTCAACGATGCCGGTCACTGTGAAAACGGACTTTACGCATTGAAGGCCAACTATCAAATGGCGGGCTTGAACCTAGATAGCCTTAAAAAATTCCGCTCCATTGAAAGCGGACTGACAGGACACGGTGAAGTTCACTGTTTTGCTGAAGGTGTGTTTGTTTCTAACGGTCCGTTGGGTTCAGCGTTTCCTCAGACGCAAGGTCTAGCGATGGGTGAAGCCCTTTCAGGGCGTAACCGTGTAACGGTCACTGCGATTTCTGATGGCGCTTGTATGGAAGGTGAAGCGAAAGAATCTTTCGCAGCCATTCCGGGCTTAGCACAAACCGGTAAGATGGGTCCTTATGTTTTGATCATCAGTGATAATAACACCAAATTGACGGGCAGAATTGATACCGAGAGTTTCTCTATGACTCCGACATTCTTGTCTTTGAAAACTTTGGGTTGGAATGTGATTTCATTGGCAGAAGGCAACGATTTACAGAAATGTTACGATGCCATTGAGTCAGCGATTGAGACTGCGAAATTAAATCCAAAAGTTCCGGTTGTGATTCATGCTAAGACTGTTAAAGGTATTGGCACAAAGAAAACAGCAGAGTCAGCAAGCGGTGGTCACGGTTTCCCACTTAAGAGCCCAAGCGAGCTTCCTGCGTTTTTAACTGAGATTTATAACGGCGAAAGTTTCCCGCCAGTTTTCAATTCATGGATTGATGAACTTAATAAATGGGAAGCAGACATCAAAGCTAAAGCAGTGAAAGACACGGGCGAAAAAATTCAAACAGGTGTTTCAGCTGCGATGGTGCGCGCGCGTAAAGCGGGTTTGCCAGTTTTAAGCGTGACTTCGGATCTTCCAGGTTCAACAGGTGTTGCTGGTTTTCGTAAAGAATTCCCGCAAGATTCTATCGACGTGGGTGTTGCAGAAAGTAATATGATTTCTACAGCAGCGGGCTTATCTAAGTTGGGTTATATCCCAGTTGTAGATACCTTCGCGCAGTTCGGTGTGACTAAAGGTGCGTTGCCATTAACAATGGGGGCCCTTTCTGAAGCGCCAATCATTGCAATCTTCTCGCACACAGGCTTTCAAGATGCGGCCGACGGGGCTTCCCACCAAGCTTTAAGTTATCTTGCTATGGTGTCTTCAATTCCCCACGTGGATGTGTATTCACTTTCTTGCAGTGAAGAAGCAGATAATTTGGTTTATGCGGCGATGGAAAATTTCGCTAAAGCTCGCCAAGAAGGATCAGTTCCAAATTCTTCGATCTTCTTCTTAGGTCGTGAGAACTTCCCAAAATCTTACGTGACTCCAGCGGCATACGATTTGAAAAAAGCGCAAGTGTTGATAGATACGACGAACGGTAAATCTAAATCTGTGACGATTGCGACGACCGGTTCATTAGTTCCGCAAGCTTTAGCAGCTGTACAAACTCTAGAAGCTAAAGGTGTTGGCGCTGTTGTTGTAAACTGCGCAAACATGAACCATGTGGATGTTGCGACATTAAAAGGTGCGGTTGAAAAAACTCAAGGTCATCTTGTCACCGTAGAAGATCATCAAGTTATTGGTGGCTTTGGTCAGATGTTGTCCCATGCTTTGTTGCAAGCGGATGCTAAGTTCACACTTAGAAGTTTGGGTGTGCATGGTGAGTTCGGGCAAAGCGCTTACACGGCATTAGAACTTTATAAAAAACATAAAGTGGATGCGGGCGCGATCGTTGATGCCACAGCTAGTTTCTTTCAAAAAAGTGGCGCTTGGTAA